A window of Aricia agestis chromosome 3, ilAriAges1.1, whole genome shotgun sequence contains these coding sequences:
- the LOC121740566 gene encoding homeobox protein Hox-A7-like, with product MYSWRLRSAQHDEQQSTWDKKPGRQPYTLYQISELEREFRSNNFLTRRRRTELAKVLGLTERQTKIWFQNRRMKLKKQTKKIQELGLESAAAATLAQGHPGLPLLEVVLAKNSRLPFY from the exons ATGTATTCGTGGCGTTTGCGGTCTGCACAGCACGACGAACAAC AATCGACCTGGGACAAAAAACCCGGTAGACAGCCCTACACGTTGTATCAAATATCGGAGTTAGAAAGAGAGTTTCGATCGAACAACTTTCTCACGCGAAGGAGACGTACGGAGTTGGCAAAAGTGCTCGGTCTAACGGAGCGGCAGACCAAGATATGGTTCCAGAATAGAAGGATGAAGTTAAAGAAGCAGACGAAGAAGATTCAAGAGCTGGGGCTGGAGTCGGCTGCGGCGGCCACCCTGGCGCAGGGCCATCCCGGCCTACCGTTACTTGAAGTAGTACTTGCCAAAAACTCCCGATTGCCATTTTACTAA
- the LOC121740564 gene encoding zinc finger protein 26-like, with amino-acid sequence MKIELASPVSFIRAGITEPGFNHILSFRRQAYVPPEIINTLPERIQVDYDGTSYWIYVSSDSMTCFLCKKEGHVANKCPNNTQSNENSNPANNASDILNVPNFRPPVTFKRPHPPTTTESSQSAPAPTEILLSDSEAMSESDSSEVSIDDTDPAKKVVKKPKRTIDIQPSEITEIEKILESGDYPMSIKEFMSFLDESYGKENILQISLTYTDDIGQTLVDKPPKRPWFADANLNKRDLTLSFRLRSNHIPLNNFIYLMGKTDNPNCTACDRYEDLYHMLMECRRNEGKQEEDPRYTLTTNEDGATVFSCKICQKVFKKKDLVKQHYNEVHLKKRRQFRSCHLCDVLVPSHKRPAHMEEAHGVPMPKCNACGRKFAYEFKLLRHQRTFHMGERNYECDVCHKKCARAYDLNKHMFVHRSERPFECNVCDKSFKTAKYLEIHMRIHLNDRRFVCKLCGESFVQWPSLKYHVTKRHPEEP; translated from the exons ATGAAGATAGAATTGGCCTCACCGGTATCTTTTATCCGGGCCGGTATCACCGAGCCCGGGTTTAATCATATACTCAGTTTTCGTCGGCAGGCTTACGTTCCACCGGAAATCATTAATACTTTGCCTGAACGTATTCAGGTGGACTATGATGGTACATCCTACTGGATTTACGTGTCCTCAGACTCGATGACGTGCTTTTTATGCAAAAAAGAAGGTCACGTCGCTAATAAGTGTCCAAACAATACACAGTCGAATGAGAATTCGAATCCCGCTAACAACGCTAGTGATATTTTAAATGTCCCTAATTTCCGTCCGCCCGTAACTTTCAAAAGACCGCACCCGCCTACTACGACCGAATCGTCGCAAAGCGCGCCCGCTCCTACAGAAATATTGTTGTCAGATAGCGAGGCTATGAGTGAGTCTGACTCGAGCGAAGTTTCCATCGACGACACTGACCCGGCTAAGAAAGTTGTTAAAAAACCAAAAAGGACGATCGACATACAACCCTCGGAGATTACAGAAATTGAAAAGATTTTGGAAAGCGGCGATTACCCCATGTCGATTAAAGAATTTATGAGTTTCTTAGATGAATCGTACGGTAAAGAAAATATTCTACAGATAAGCTTAACGTACACGGATGATATTGGACa GACCTTAGTAGACAAACCACCGAAACGTCCTTGGTTCGCAGACGCCAATCTcaataaaagagatttaactcTCTCCTTCCGCCTCCGTTCAAACCACATTCcattgaataattttatttaccttaTGGGGAAAACGGACAATCCCAACTGTACCGCTTGCGACCGATACGAGGACCTCTATCACATGCTCATGGAATGTAGGAGGAACGAAG GTAAACAAGAAGAAGATCCGAGATACACGCTAACTACAAACGAGGACGGGGCAACGGTGTTTTCGTGTAAGATTTGCCAGAAAGTGTTTAAGAAAAAGGATCTTGTCAAGCAACATTACAATGAGGTGCATTTGAAGAAACGCCGACAATTTCGTAGCTGCCACCTCTGTGATGTCTTGGTGCCGAGTCACAAGCGGCCGGCGCACATGGAGGAAGCCCACGGAGTGCCCATGCCGAAGTGCAACGCCTGCGGCAGAAAGTTCGCGTACGAATTCAAATTGTTGCGTCATCAGAGAACATTTCACATGGGAGAACGAAACTACGAATGTGACGTCTGCCATAAGAAATGTGCCCGTGCCTATGATTTAAACAAGCATATGTTCGTTCATCGCTCCGAACGACCTTTTGAGTGCAATGTTTGCGACAAGAGTTTTAAAACGGCAAAATATTTGGAAATACATATGAGGATACATTTGAATGACCGAAGATTCGTGTGCAAGTTGTGCGGGGAGAGCTTCGTGCAGTGGCCCAGCTTGAAGTATCACGTGACGAAGAGACATCCCGAGGAACCATAA
- the LOC121725540 gene encoding zinc finger protein 454-like, whose amino-acid sequence MISGIFKDKYTVTTKEDGSKDFTCKMCQRVFKKQCLIYQHYVKVHLKIRPGFRGCNLCDVRVLSHLRPTHMEEAHGILRPTCNICEKKFDYQFLLLKHQRSYHMGELNFECQICSKKFEAKKGLKKHLLIHQNERPFQCTFCEKTFKLGYHLARHTRIHLNDKRFECTVCGERFVQMSSLKYHLGKRHPEVEN is encoded by the coding sequence ATGATTTCAGGTATTTTTAAAGACAAGTACACTGTAACAACAAAAGAAGACGGGTCAAAGGATTTCACGTGTAAAATGTGCCAACGGGTGTTCAAGAAACAGTGTCTGATTTATCAGCATTACGTGAAGGTGCATTTGAAAATACGGCCCGGGTTTCGGGGTTGCAACCTCTGCGACGTGCGCGTGCTCAGCCACCTGCGGCCGACGCACATGGAGGAGGCTCACGGCATACTCCGGCCCACGTGCAACATCTGCGAAAAGAAATTCGACTACCAGTTTTTACTGTTGAAGCACCAGAGGTCGTACCACATGGGCGAGTTAAACTTCGAGTGCCAAATTTGCAGCAAGAAGTTTGAAGCAAAGAAAGGTTTGAAGAAACATCTTCTCATTCACCAGAATGAGAGACCTTTCCAGTGTACTTTCTGCGAGAAGACGTTTAAATTGGGATACCATTTGGCTCGTCATACTAGGATACATTTGAATGATAAAAGATTCGAGTGCACGGTGTGCGGCGAGCGATTCGTTCAGATGTCTAGCTTGAAATACCACTTGGGGAAGAGGCATCCGGAAGTGGAAAATTAA
- the LOC121740563 gene encoding zinc finger protein 888-like — MAAFTINNCVILGEQEEDPRYTLTTNEDGATVFSCKICQKVFKKKDLVGQHHREVHLKKRRYLRSCHLCDVLVPGHKRPAHMEEAHGLPMPKCNACDRKFVNQSQLLRHQRTFHMGERNYECDVCHKKFGDSNHLKRHAVIHRPERPFECNVCAKRFKASKTLKVHMMIHLNDRRCVCKSCGESFVQWSSLKYHVTKRHPEEP, encoded by the exons ATGGCTGCCT ttacaataaataattgtgTAATTCTAGGTGAACAAGAAGAGGATCCGAGATACACGCTTACTACAAACGAGGACGGAGCGACAGTGTTTTCGTGTAAGATTTGCCAGAAAGTGTTTAAGAAAAAGGATTTAGTTGGTCAGCATCATAGGGAGGTGCATTTGAAGAAACGCCGATACTTGCGGAGCTGCCACCTCTGTGATGTCTTGGTGCCGGGTCACAAGCGGCCGGCGCACATGGAGGAAGCTCACGGACTGCCCATGCCGAAGTGTAACGCCTGCGACAGAAAATTCGTGAACCAATCTCAATTGTTGCGTCATCAGAGAACATTTCACATGGGAGAACGAAACTACGAATGTGACGTCTGCCACAAGAAATTTGGCGATAGCAATCATTTAAAAAGGCATGCGGTCATTCATCGCCCCGAACGACCTTTTGAGTGCAATGTTTGCGCTAAGAGGTTTAAAGCATCAAAAACTTTGAAAGTACATATGATGATACATTTGAATGACCGAAGATGCGTGTGCAAGTCGTGCGGGGAGAGCTTCGTGCAGTGGTCCAGTTTGAAGTATCACGTGACGAAGAGACATCCCGAGGAACCATAA
- the LOC121725539 gene encoding zinc finger protein 260-like, protein MRTIIISRHKPDRSVDVKVVRNGNIDRRQDGPNEIKKNLQNLQTVLLNSNANPIRGRDTFGYGCAFCSDQYQDAKNLKKHFLNEHNSDKLIKLMSEKLVEHVVKLDITFLNCALCDKDLSSLEDLMMHLKNDHHKEIFTDVRSSIVPFKFDSPELRCAVCTVEYSSFKQLQEHMSLHYGNHICTVCARAFMTHKLLQVHLRRHKTDEVQCSQCDKTFSNPEKLRGHEKRIHLGMGKRNKCSVCDERFLDYWKKVDHMVKVHGAPPVVLKCQACDRTFDNQRALTSHTKKDHLLERKHKCAECDMRFFSKSNLTRHMAKHTGTRQYRCDVCFKAYGRKHTLREHMRIHNDDRRFACSHCGQAFVQKCSWRSHMRSKHGEEV, encoded by the coding sequence ATGCGAACAATAATCATTTCAAGGCACAAACCGGACCGTAGCGTGGACGTGAAAGTCGTAAGAAATGGTAACATAGACCGCCGCCAGGATGGGCCGAATGAGATTaagaaaaatttacaaaatttgcAGACCGTTTTACTTAACTCGAATGCGAACCCGATACGAGGCAGAGACACCTTCGGCTACGGCTGCGCCTTCTGCTCCGACCAATACCAGGAcgcgaaaaatttaaaaaaacattttctcaACGAACACAACAGCGATAAGTTAATAAAGTTAATGTCCGAGAAACTCGTCGAACATGTCGTCAAACTCGATATAACGTTTTTAAATTGTGCCCTTTGCGATAAGGATCTATCGTCGCTAGAAGATCTGATGATGCACCTCAAAAACGATCACCACAAAGAAATATTTACCGACGTGAGATCTTCGATAGTTCCTTTCAAGTTCGATTCCCCGGAGTTGAGGTGTGCGGTTTGTACGGTAGAGTACTCGAGCTTCAAACAATTGCAGGAGCACATGAGTTTACACTACGGTAATCATATCTGCACCGTTTGCGCTCGGGCGTTCATGACTCACAAGCTTCTTCAGGTGCATCTGAGAAGACATAAGACGGATGAAGTTCAGTGCAGTCAGTGCGACAAGACATTCTCAAATCCCGAAAAACTACGCGGCCACGAAAAACGAATTCACCTCGGGATGGGGAAAAGAAACAAGTGCTCCGTTTGTGACGAGCGTTTCCTAGATTATTGGAAGAAAGTGGATCACATGGTGAAGGTCCACGGCGCACCGCCGGTAGTATTAAAGTGTCAAGCGTGCGACCGGACGTTCGACAACCAGCGCGCTCTAACTAGTCACACAAAAAAGGATCATTTATTGGAAAGAAAACATAAATGTGCCGAGTGTGATATGAGGTTCTTCAGTAAAAGCAACTTGACGAGACACATGGCGAAGCACACGGGGACCAGACAGTACAGGTGCGATGTTTGCTTCAAAGCATACGGAAGGAAACATACTTTACGGGAGCATATGAGGATACACAATGACGATCGACGATTCGCCTGCTCTCACTGTGGTCAAGCTTTTGTTCAGAAATGTTCCTGGAGGAGTCATATGCGTTCGAAGCATGGAGAAGAAGTGTAG
- the LOC121725639 gene encoding oocyte zinc finger protein XlCOF15-like, with protein MMCQKVFKKKDFVKQHYNEVHLKKRRHLRSCHLCDVLVPGHKRPAHMEEAHGVPMPKCNACDRKFVNQSQLLHHQRTFHMGERNYECDVCHKKFGDNKHLKRHAILHRPERPFECNVCDKSFKTAKYLDTHMRIHLNDRRCVCKLCGESFVQWSSLKYHLTKRHPEEP; from the coding sequence ATGATGTGCCAGAAAGTGTTTAAGAAAAAGGATTTTGTCAAGCAGCATTACAATGAGGTGCATTTGAAGAAACGTCGACACTTGCGGAGCTGCCACCTCTGTGATGTCTTGGTGCCGGGTCACAAGCGGCCGGCGCACATGGAGGAAGCCCACGGAGTGCCCATGCCGAAGTGCAACGCCTGCGACAGAAAGTTCGTAAACCAATCCCAATTGTTGCATCATCAGAGAACATTTCACATGGGAGAACGAAACTACGAATGTGACGTCTGCCATAAGAAATTTGGCGataacaaacatttaaaaaggCATGCGATCCTTCATCGCCCCGAACGACCTTTTGAGTGTAATGTTTGCGATAAGAGTTTTAAAACGGCAAAATATTTGGACACACATATGAGGATACATTTGAATGACCGAAGATGCGTGTGCAAGTTGTGCGGGGAGAGCTTCGTACAGTGGTCCAGTTTGAAGTATCACTTGACGAAGAGACATCCCGAGGAACCATAA